One Dokdonia sp. Dokd-P16 genomic window carries:
- the msrB gene encoding peptide-methionine (R)-S-oxide reductase MsrB, giving the protein MSYPIEKTEAEWLKELGPDRYRILREKGTERPFTGTYNLHNEEGAYHCGACDQKLFESASKFDSGCGWPSFDKSIPGTVEYVRDKTLGMIRTEILCSNCGSHLGHVFDDGPTASGQRYCVNSLSIDFEK; this is encoded by the coding sequence ATGAGCTACCCAATAGAAAAAACGGAGGCTGAGTGGCTCAAGGAGCTAGGCCCAGATCGTTACCGCATACTTAGAGAAAAAGGAACAGAACGTCCATTTACTGGAACCTATAATCTACACAATGAAGAAGGCGCTTACCATTGCGGCGCTTGTGATCAAAAGCTTTTTGAAAGCGCGTCAAAATTTGACAGTGGTTGTGGGTGGCCTAGTTTTGACAAGTCCATACCGGGAACGGTGGAGTATGTACGTGACAAAACGCTAGGGATGATAAGAACAGAAATTCTTTGTTCTAATTGTGGATCACACTTAGGACATGTTTTTGACGATGGCCCTACCGCAAGCGGACAACGATACTGTGTAAATTCGCTCAGTATAGACTTTGAAAAATAA
- the msrB gene encoding peptide-methionine (R)-S-oxide reductase MsrB — MRRIIGVVALLSIFASCKGSAQESKKESFEITKTDAEWKAQLTEEQYYVLRLEGTERPNSSPLNNVKEAGTFHCAACDTPLFKTKDKFDSGTGWPSFDKGIEGNIAYSSDRKLGYTRTEEHCATCGGHLGHVFNDGPKKTTGKRHCINGDALVFVPDSK, encoded by the coding sequence ATGAGAAGAATAATAGGAGTAGTTGCTTTATTGAGCATTTTTGCTAGTTGCAAAGGGTCTGCTCAAGAGAGCAAAAAAGAAAGTTTTGAGATTACAAAAACAGATGCCGAGTGGAAAGCTCAACTCACAGAAGAGCAATATTATGTGTTGCGTTTAGAAGGTACAGAGCGACCTAATTCTAGCCCGCTCAATAATGTAAAAGAAGCAGGAACTTTTCACTGTGCTGCTTGTGATACGCCACTTTTTAAGACAAAAGATAAATTTGACAGTGGTACTGGATGGCCTAGTTTTGACAAAGGTATAGAAGGCAATATAGCCTATAGCTCTGATCGTAAACTTGGTTATACTAGAACCGAAGAGCACTGTGCTACTTGTGGTGGACATCTAGGACACGTTTTTAACGACGGCCCTAAAAAAACTACTGGAAAGAGACATTGTATTAACGGAGACGCACTTGTATTTGTGCCAGATTCAAAATAA
- a CDS encoding glycogen synthase, with amino-acid sequence MNILHVSAECYPVAKVGGLADVVGALPKYQNRIGHTAAVIMPYYKNSWVERATGSIVFFYNLVIEGKTYFSEVIDVDNELGFPLFVVRITELTDRKNVYGYDDDPLRFVAFQRVVLQWVLSLKRKLDIIHCHDHHTGFIPFMMQHCLEFDSLMKVPTLLSIHNAQYQGNFSHEMVGMLPRFRESDLGLLDWYGEINPLAAAIKCAWRVNTVSPSYMVELQEKANGLEGLLRDEKSKCVGILNGIDAETWNPATDDYLIKNFTTRTRAKGREANKKAICEEFGLDASKPLFGFIGRLVWEKGADLLPEIIDTALKKHDINIILLGSGSPEVERQLEELKTNFKGRYNAHIGYEERMSHQVYAGADFLLMPSRVEPCGLNQLYSLRYGCMPIVRRTGGLKDTVVDIGDGGNGICHDQTSVWDVVYSIERASLFYKDKKAFSANQKQMMEIDHSWENAAGTYASLYKEMIPKKVNIKK; translated from the coding sequence ATGAATATTCTTCATGTAAGTGCCGAGTGTTATCCTGTCGCAAAAGTGGGCGGGCTAGCAGATGTGGTAGGTGCTCTTCCTAAATATCAAAATCGCATAGGTCATACAGCGGCAGTTATTATGCCATATTATAAGAATAGCTGGGTGGAGCGTGCAACTGGTTCTATCGTGTTTTTTTATAACCTAGTAATAGAGGGTAAAACTTATTTTAGCGAAGTTATAGATGTAGATAATGAGCTTGGTTTTCCATTGTTTGTAGTAAGAATTACAGAACTCACAGATAGGAAAAACGTGTATGGATATGATGATGATCCTTTGCGCTTTGTCGCTTTTCAGCGAGTAGTGTTGCAATGGGTGCTCAGTTTAAAGAGAAAACTAGATATTATACATTGCCATGACCATCATACTGGATTTATACCCTTTATGATGCAGCATTGCCTAGAATTTGATAGCCTTATGAAAGTGCCTACGTTGCTTTCTATTCACAATGCACAGTATCAAGGTAATTTTTCTCATGAAATGGTAGGGATGTTACCACGCTTTCGCGAAAGCGATCTAGGACTACTAGATTGGTATGGAGAGATAAACCCACTTGCTGCTGCTATAAAATGCGCATGGCGCGTGAATACAGTGTCTCCATCATATATGGTAGAATTACAAGAAAAAGCAAACGGACTAGAAGGTTTACTTCGAGATGAGAAATCAAAGTGCGTAGGGATTCTAAATGGTATTGATGCCGAAACATGGAATCCTGCTACAGATGATTACCTAATTAAAAATTTTACAACAAGAACGAGAGCTAAAGGCCGCGAGGCTAATAAAAAGGCTATTTGTGAAGAATTTGGACTAGACGCTTCAAAACCACTCTTCGGGTTTATAGGAAGACTTGTTTGGGAGAAAGGAGCAGATTTACTACCAGAGATTATCGATACTGCTTTAAAAAAGCACGATATCAATATTATTTTATTAGGAAGCGGCTCGCCAGAAGTGGAGCGCCAACTAGAAGAACTTAAAACCAACTTTAAAGGACGATATAATGCTCATATAGGTTACGAAGAAAGAATGTCACACCAAGTATATGCTGGAGCAGATTTTCTTTTAATGCCTAGTAGAGTGGAGCCTTGTGGTTTAAATCAATTGTATAGCTTGAGATATGGTTGTATGCCAATTGTACGCCGTACGGGAGGTTTAAAAGATACAGTAGTAGACATAGGTGATGGCGGTAATGGTATTTGTCATGATCAAACTTCTGTATGGGACGTTGTATACAGTATAGAGCGCGCTTCTCTTTTTTATAAGGATAAGAAAGCCTTTAGTGCAAATCAAAAACAAATGATGGAGATAGACCATAGCTGGGAAAATGCAGCCGGTACTTACGCCTCATTATACAAAGAAATGATACCAAAAAAAGTGAATATCAAAAAATAA
- a CDS encoding glucose-1-phosphate adenylyltransferase translates to MMNKEVLAIILGGGQGSRLYPLTAQRSKPAVPIAGKYRLVDIPISNCLNSNIKRMFVLTQFNSASLNKHIKHTYQFSYFSDAFVDILAAEQTPENKGWFQGTADAVRQCLHHFKGYESDYIMILSGDQLYQMDFNEMLDAHKASGAEISIASLPVNAKDATSFGILKTKEDNMIDSFIEKPAAELLPEWESEVSPAMKSEGKHYLASMGIYIFNKDLLINLLEGTDTMDFGKEIIPQSIENHKVLSYAYEGYWTDIGNIDSFFEANIDLTSDMPKFNLFNKGQTILTRPRVLPPTKISGTTLEKSIVAEGSIIHGSRIANSVIGIRSRIGKGTVIENCYVMGSNRFLDLEEINAARDKGIPHVGIGDRCFITNCIIDKNAKIGDDVRITGGKHLDDVETDTYVVRDGIVVVKNGATIVSGTTI, encoded by the coding sequence ATAATGAATAAGGAAGTACTAGCGATTATATTAGGAGGAGGTCAAGGCTCAAGATTATATCCACTCACAGCACAACGATCAAAACCCGCTGTTCCTATTGCAGGTAAATATAGACTGGTAGATATTCCTATTTCAAATTGTTTGAATTCAAATATTAAAAGGATGTTCGTGTTAACTCAGTTTAACTCGGCTTCACTTAACAAGCATATTAAGCATACCTACCAATTTTCATATTTTTCTGACGCTTTTGTAGATATTCTTGCTGCAGAGCAAACTCCAGAAAATAAAGGTTGGTTTCAAGGTACTGCAGATGCTGTAAGACAGTGCTTACACCACTTTAAAGGTTATGAGTCTGATTATATTATGATACTCTCTGGAGATCAATTGTATCAGATGGATTTTAATGAAATGCTAGATGCTCACAAAGCTTCGGGAGCAGAGATAAGTATTGCATCACTGCCTGTAAATGCAAAAGATGCTACGTCTTTTGGTATACTTAAAACAAAAGAGGATAATATGATTGACTCTTTTATAGAAAAACCAGCCGCCGAACTTCTTCCAGAATGGGAATCTGAAGTTTCACCAGCGATGAAGAGCGAGGGTAAACATTACCTAGCATCTATGGGGATTTATATTTTTAATAAAGATTTATTGATTAATCTCCTAGAGGGGACGGATACCATGGATTTTGGAAAAGAAATTATTCCGCAATCTATTGAGAATCATAAAGTACTTAGTTATGCCTATGAAGGGTACTGGACAGACATAGGAAATATTGATTCATTTTTTGAGGCAAATATTGACCTGACGTCAGATATGCCTAAGTTTAATTTATTTAATAAAGGGCAAACTATACTTACAAGACCACGTGTATTGCCACCTACAAAGATTTCAGGAACAACACTTGAGAAATCTATAGTAGCAGAAGGGAGTATCATACACGGTAGTCGTATTGCAAATTCTGTGATAGGAATACGATCACGTATAGGTAAAGGAACGGTTATAGAAAACTGCTATGTAATGGGGAGCAATCGCTTCTTAGATCTTGAAGAGATTAATGCGGCTCGTGATAAAGGCATCCCACACGTAGGTATAGGAGATCGCTGTTTTATAACCAACTGTATTATAGATAAAAATGCAAAAATAGGAGACGATGTTCGTATTACTGGAGGAAAGCATCTAGACGATGTAGAAACAGATACTTATGTAGTGCGAGATGGCATCGTGGTTGTAAAGAATGGAGCTACTATAGTGTCAGGAACTACTATTTAA
- the glgB gene encoding 1,4-alpha-glucan branching protein GlgB has protein sequence MAEVIAHSLFTAFDIDLFKGGKHYRLHDKMGSHPITVDGVDGTYFSVWAPSAKRVSVIGDFNYWNDQEHILNVRWDGSGIWEGFIPNVTHGEVYKYKIHSNHNDVVTEKADPYARRAEHPPQTASVVYKTNHKWKDAAWMKKRHKHNSLNAPYSVYEMHLASWRRKQDEGNRSLSYTELASELVAYVKELNFTHVEFMPVMEHPYDPSWGYQITGYFAPTSRFGYPEELMTLIDALHQNDIGVILDWVPSHFPEDAHGLGNFDGTACYEHPDRKKGWHPDWKSLIFNYERNEVRSFLISNALFWLEQYHVDGLRVDAVASMLYLDYSREEGEWEPNDQGGRENLAVISFLKELNAEVYASFPDVQAIAEESTNFPAVSRPVFSGGLGFGQKWMMGWMHDTLAYFKRDTIYRNHHHNEISFSMTYGFTENFMLPLSHDEVVYGKKSIIGRMPGDEWQRFANLRLLYTYMYTHPGSKLLFMGSEFGQGTEWNFQDQLDWYVLEYDIHKAALSAFKDINGLYTSTPALYEKQFEPEGFEWIAHDDNTNAILSYIRRGKDASSVVVCVFNMTPTPQSQYRIGLPFKGSLREIYNSDASKYAGTGDYHNKKLDVTETSWNGKDHSAEVKIGPLAGVIFELKK, from the coding sequence ATGGCAGAAGTAATAGCACATAGCTTATTTACAGCATTTGACATTGACCTTTTTAAGGGAGGAAAACACTATCGTCTTCATGATAAAATGGGTAGTCACCCCATAACTGTAGATGGTGTAGATGGAACTTATTTCTCTGTATGGGCACCAAGTGCAAAACGAGTATCTGTAATAGGTGATTTCAACTACTGGAATGACCAAGAGCATATTCTCAACGTACGATGGGATGGAAGCGGAATTTGGGAAGGTTTTATCCCGAATGTAACTCATGGCGAGGTATACAAATATAAAATTCATTCCAATCACAACGACGTTGTCACAGAAAAGGCAGATCCGTACGCGAGACGAGCAGAGCATCCACCTCAAACAGCTTCTGTAGTATATAAAACAAATCACAAGTGGAAGGATGCAGCATGGATGAAAAAACGCCACAAGCACAACAGTCTTAATGCGCCGTATTCTGTGTATGAAATGCATCTTGCGAGCTGGAGAAGAAAGCAAGATGAAGGAAACCGCAGCCTTAGCTATACAGAACTAGCCAGCGAACTCGTGGCTTATGTTAAGGAATTAAACTTTACACATGTGGAGTTTATGCCGGTAATGGAGCATCCTTATGATCCAAGTTGGGGATATCAAATCACAGGATATTTTGCGCCTACCTCTCGTTTTGGATATCCTGAGGAGTTAATGACTTTGATAGACGCGTTACATCAAAATGATATTGGCGTGATTTTAGACTGGGTACCTTCACATTTTCCAGAAGATGCGCACGGTCTTGGTAACTTTGATGGAACAGCATGCTATGAACATCCAGACAGAAAAAAAGGATGGCATCCCGACTGGAAATCACTTATTTTTAATTACGAACGTAATGAAGTGAGAAGCTTCTTGATTAGTAATGCGTTATTCTGGTTAGAGCAATATCATGTAGATGGCTTGAGAGTAGATGCGGTTGCTTCTATGCTATATCTCGATTATAGTAGGGAAGAAGGCGAGTGGGAACCTAATGATCAAGGAGGAAGAGAAAACCTCGCCGTAATTTCGTTTCTAAAGGAACTTAATGCAGAGGTGTATGCTAGTTTTCCAGACGTTCAAGCCATTGCAGAGGAGTCTACTAATTTTCCAGCAGTGAGTAGGCCAGTATTTTCTGGTGGTCTAGGTTTTGGTCAAAAGTGGATGATGGGATGGATGCATGATACACTTGCTTATTTCAAGAGAGATACTATCTATAGAAATCATCACCACAATGAGATAAGCTTCTCAATGACCTATGGTTTTACAGAAAACTTTATGCTGCCATTATCTCATGATGAGGTGGTCTATGGTAAAAAATCTATTATAGGTAGAATGCCTGGAGATGAGTGGCAACGCTTTGCAAATCTCAGGCTTTTGTATACGTATATGTATACGCATCCTGGAAGTAAGTTACTCTTTATGGGAAGCGAATTTGGTCAAGGTACAGAGTGGAATTTTCAAGATCAGCTAGATTGGTACGTGCTTGAATATGATATTCACAAAGCAGCACTAAGTGCTTTTAAAGATATTAATGGCCTGTATACATCGACACCTGCTTTGTACGAGAAGCAGTTTGAACCAGAAGGATTTGAATGGATTGCACATGATGATAATACAAATGCCATACTAAGTTACATTAGAAGAGGAAAAGATGCGAGTAGCGTAGTAGTATGTGTATTTAATATGACACCTACACCGCAGTCTCAATATCGCATAGGGTTACCTTTTAAAGGAAGCTTACGCGAAATATATAACAGCGACGC